One Thermicanus aegyptius DSM 12793 DNA segment encodes these proteins:
- the dnaJ gene encoding molecular chaperone DnaJ, translated as MSKRDYYEVLGLNRGASAEEIKKAYRKLARQYHPDVNKAPDAEEKFKEIKEAYEVLSDPQKKASYDQFGHAGVNQGAGAGGAGAGGFDPSDFGGFGDIFDMFFGGGGRRRNPNAPRQGADLQYSLTIEFEEAYFGANKEIRIPKEEICPECHGSGAKPGTTPETCSFCRGTGEEETVQQTPFGRIVNRRTCHVCHGKGKIIREKCPRCQGSGRIRQTKTISVTIPAGIDDGSQLRISGEGEPGINGGPPGDLYILLRVKSHSFFEREGDDLYCEVPINFAQAALGAEIEVPTMGGKVHLKIPAGTQSGTFFRLKGKGFPRLRGNGQGDQHVRVIVVTPKHLTERQKELLREIFAEELPLHQDTFFDKMKKAFRGE; from the coding sequence ATGAGCAAACGGGATTATTATGAGGTGTTGGGTCTAAATCGGGGAGCATCGGCGGAGGAGATTAAAAAAGCATATCGGAAATTGGCACGGCAATATCACCCGGATGTGAATAAAGCCCCCGATGCGGAAGAGAAATTTAAAGAGATAAAAGAAGCTTATGAAGTCTTAAGCGATCCCCAGAAGAAAGCGTCTTATGATCAGTTTGGCCATGCCGGAGTCAATCAGGGGGCAGGAGCCGGCGGGGCAGGAGCCGGAGGATTCGATCCTTCTGATTTTGGCGGCTTCGGCGACATTTTCGATATGTTTTTCGGCGGTGGGGGGAGAAGGAGGAATCCGAACGCTCCCCGCCAAGGTGCCGATTTACAATATTCGTTGACGATCGAATTTGAAGAAGCTTATTTTGGCGCGAATAAGGAGATCCGCATCCCGAAAGAAGAAATTTGTCCGGAATGCCATGGAAGCGGCGCGAAACCGGGGACAACACCGGAAACTTGTTCCTTCTGTCGTGGGACGGGAGAAGAAGAAACGGTACAGCAGACCCCCTTTGGCCGTATTGTAAATCGCAGAACCTGTCATGTATGTCACGGCAAGGGGAAAATCATTAGAGAAAAATGTCCGAGATGCCAAGGAAGCGGGCGCATCCGGCAGACAAAGACCATCTCCGTAACCATTCCGGCAGGTATAGATGACGGGAGCCAGCTTCGGATCTCGGGGGAAGGAGAGCCCGGAATCAATGGGGGACCTCCTGGAGATCTCTATATTCTGCTCAGGGTGAAATCTCATTCCTTCTTTGAAAGGGAGGGAGATGACCTCTATTGCGAGGTTCCCATCAACTTCGCCCAAGCAGCCCTTGGTGCAGAGATCGAGGTTCCCACCATGGGAGGAAAGGTTCATCTTAAAATTCCTGCAGGGACGCAATCAGGCACCTTTTTCCGGCTGAAAGGGAAGGGTTTTCCGCGCCTGAGGGGAAACGGACAAGGCGACCAGCATGTCCGTGTGATTGTCGTAACCCCGAAGCATCTCACCGAACGGCAGAAGGAGCTTTTGCGGGAAATCTTTGCAGAAGAGCTCCCTCTTCACCAAGATACTTTTTTTGATAAAATGAAAAAGGCGTTTCGTGGGGAGTAG
- the prmA gene encoding 50S ribosomal protein L11 methyltransferase, with protein MKWSEISIHTTQEAIEAVANILHESGASGVVIEDPQDLTRKWEDQYGEIYELNPADYPEEGVIVKAYLPVNSFLGETVEEIKQALNNLALYDIDLGHGTVRLSEVHEEEWATAWKKYYKPMRISDRIVITPTWEEYVQESEHEVVIELDPGMAFGTGTHPTTVLCIQALEDYVKPGFSLFDVGCGTGVLGIAAAKLGAGKVLALDLDEMAVEIARINVKLNGVSEQVQVKRNNLLDGIVEKADLIVANILAEVILRFTAEAYDHLKKDGYFIASGIIQTKEPMVRQALQEAGFHVVEARKMEDWYAIIARKAV; from the coding sequence ATGAAATGGTCTGAGATCAGTATTCATACCACCCAGGAAGCAATTGAAGCGGTAGCCAACATTCTCCATGAATCCGGAGCAAGCGGCGTGGTGATCGAAGATCCTCAAGATCTAACCCGAAAATGGGAAGACCAATACGGAGAGATCTATGAACTGAATCCTGCCGATTATCCGGAAGAAGGGGTGATCGTAAAAGCATATTTACCTGTAAACAGCTTTCTGGGGGAGACGGTGGAAGAGATCAAACAAGCATTAAATAACCTCGCTCTCTATGATATCGATCTCGGCCATGGTACCGTTCGCCTCTCGGAAGTCCATGAAGAAGAATGGGCAACGGCATGGAAGAAGTATTATAAGCCGATGCGTATTTCCGACCGCATTGTGATCACCCCAACTTGGGAGGAATATGTACAGGAATCTGAGCATGAAGTGGTAATCGAGCTGGATCCCGGCATGGCATTTGGCACCGGCACTCATCCCACAACCGTTCTTTGTATTCAGGCTTTGGAGGATTATGTAAAACCAGGATTTTCTCTCTTTGATGTCGGTTGCGGAACGGGGGTTTTGGGCATCGCTGCTGCCAAGTTGGGTGCCGGAAAGGTGTTGGCTTTAGACCTTGATGAAATGGCCGTCGAGATCGCCCGCATTAATGTCAAGTTAAATGGGGTTTCTGAACAAGTGCAGGTGAAGCGAAATAATCTCTTGGATGGGATTGTGGAAAAGGCGGATCTCATTGTGGCCAACATCCTGGCCGAAGTGATCCTCCGTTTCACTGCGGAGGCATATGACCATTTGAAGAAGGATGGGTATTTTATCGCTTCAGGGATTATTCAGACGAAGGAACCGATGGTCCGGCAAGCGTTGCAAGAGGCAGGATTCCACGTGGTGGAGGCACGGAAGATGGAAGATTGGTATGCGATCATCGCCAGGAAGGCGGTGTAG
- a CDS encoding 16S rRNA (uracil(1498)-N(3))-methyltransferase, with the protein MQRYLLSKEKIIEEKIIFTEEDLHHILHVMRFQVGDKVIVGDGQERAYLVELTSLSPKKGEGIILEPLYEERELPVKVTLAQGLAKGEKMDWIIQKSTELGVFAILPFTSSRTIVKLDKTKEQERILRWQRIAKEAAEQCHRTHLPQILPPVPYEKLLQMAQGYDFSFIPYEKEGSRSLFPFVERIPVNRRILVVIGPEGGFSEEEVQRAEKAGIYPVSLGKRILRTETAAIVALSVFVHHYERSFNETEKG; encoded by the coding sequence TTGCAGCGGTATCTCTTGTCTAAGGAGAAGATTATAGAAGAAAAGATCATTTTTACAGAAGAGGATCTTCATCATATTCTCCATGTGATGCGCTTCCAGGTGGGAGACAAGGTGATTGTGGGAGATGGCCAGGAGAGAGCTTATTTGGTCGAGCTTACCTCCCTTTCTCCAAAAAAGGGAGAAGGGATCATCTTGGAGCCTCTTTATGAAGAGAGGGAGCTGCCCGTTAAAGTAACCCTCGCCCAAGGACTGGCCAAAGGAGAAAAGATGGACTGGATCATCCAGAAGTCTACGGAGTTGGGGGTCTTTGCTATTCTTCCCTTTACTTCATCCCGGACGATTGTGAAACTGGATAAAACGAAAGAACAGGAACGCATTCTTCGCTGGCAAAGGATCGCGAAGGAGGCAGCCGAACAGTGTCATCGTACCCATCTTCCCCAGATTCTCCCACCTGTTCCCTATGAGAAACTACTTCAAATGGCTCAGGGGTATGATTTTTCTTTCATACCTTATGAGAAAGAAGGGAGCCGTTCTCTTTTTCCTTTTGTGGAGAGAATTCCGGTCAATCGCCGTATTCTGGTCGTCATCGGACCGGAAGGGGGCTTCTCCGAAGAGGAGGTTCAAAGAGCAGAAAAAGCAGGAATCTATCCTGTCTCTTTGGGGAAACGCATCTTGCGGACAGAGACGGCTGCCATTGTGGCCCTTTCCGTCTTTGTGCACCACTATGAAAGATCCTTTAACGAAACAGAGAAGGGTTGA
- a CDS encoding SOS response-associated peptidase, giving the protein MCGRFTLYTEFLKLIERFEVEFFLGEISQSYAPRYNIAPTQRILAVTEEGGKRILRTFRWGLIPFWAKEASMGNSFINARIESVLTKNSFKQSFVKRRCLILADGFYEWKREGRRKIPYYFFLPSREPFAMAGLWDRWQAPSGEEIFSCTIITREAAEEIRPIHDRMPLILPKGEEETWLDPASHALTPSQLQARFASLRTLPLQAHPVSTLVNSPQNESPQCIIPSDSQGSLF; this is encoded by the coding sequence ATGTGCGGACGTTTTACCCTCTATACAGAGTTTTTAAAATTAATCGAACGCTTTGAGGTCGAATTTTTTCTTGGAGAGATCTCCCAAAGCTACGCTCCCCGTTATAATATTGCTCCTACACAGCGGATCCTGGCAGTAACCGAAGAAGGAGGGAAGAGAATTCTTCGCACTTTTCGTTGGGGGCTTATTCCGTTCTGGGCTAAGGAGGCGTCCATGGGAAACTCCTTCATTAATGCCCGTATTGAGTCGGTACTTACCAAGAACAGCTTTAAACAGAGCTTTGTAAAACGCCGATGCCTCATTCTTGCCGACGGGTTCTATGAATGGAAGAGAGAAGGGAGGAGGAAAATCCCTTATTATTTTTTTCTTCCGAGCAGGGAACCCTTTGCCATGGCCGGTCTTTGGGACCGGTGGCAGGCTCCTTCCGGTGAAGAGATCTTTAGCTGCACCATCATCACGAGAGAGGCTGCTGAAGAAATCCGCCCCATCCATGATCGAATGCCTCTCATTTTGCCAAAAGGGGAAGAAGAGACTTGGCTAGATCCTGCCTCTCACGCACTTACCCCTTCACAATTGCAAGCACGATTTGCCTCTTTAAGAACATTGCCTCTCCAAGCTCACCCCGTCTCCACTCTTGTCAACTCTCCGCAAAACGAATCTCCCCAATGCATAATTCCGTCAGATTCTCAGGGAAGCTTGTTTTAG
- a CDS encoding sulfite exporter TauE/SafE family protein has protein sequence MFWMAMGIGILLGLRHALDADHVVAVSTMALEERNLLRGGWIGFCWGVGHALVLFLFGGALILSGIRLPEVVGRWLEGGVGVMLILIALGSWRRMRRSKLHIHVHQHDGERYHTHFHVHDDSPRHLEKHHGWKGSHSFLIGTVHGLAGTGAVMVLTIAAVSDPIQRIAYLASFGLGTILSMTLFSLSLTLITKLLNRQSFRFSHVLPMGAAVLSAVIGVMIIVESMLG, from the coding sequence ATGTTTTGGATGGCGATGGGAATCGGAATCTTATTAGGCCTTAGACATGCTTTAGATGCGGATCATGTGGTTGCGGTTTCTACCATGGCTCTAGAAGAAAGGAATCTGTTACGCGGAGGCTGGATTGGATTTTGTTGGGGGGTAGGGCATGCGTTGGTACTCTTTCTATTCGGAGGGGCATTGATTCTGTCGGGCATTCGATTGCCGGAAGTGGTCGGCCGATGGCTAGAGGGAGGAGTGGGTGTCATGCTGATCCTCATCGCACTAGGATCGTGGAGGAGGATGAGGCGTTCGAAGCTCCATATTCACGTCCATCAACATGACGGGGAAAGATACCATACGCATTTCCATGTTCATGACGATTCTCCAAGGCATTTGGAGAAGCACCATGGTTGGAAAGGGAGCCATTCTTTCCTTATCGGAACGGTTCATGGGTTAGCCGGTACCGGTGCGGTGATGGTGTTAACCATCGCGGCCGTATCGGATCCTATACAACGGATTGCCTATTTGGCTAGTTTCGGTTTAGGAACCATTTTAAGCATGACCCTCTTTTCTCTTAGTTTAACCCTGATTACCAAACTCTTAAATCGACAATCTTTTCGATTTAGCCATGTTCTTCCCATGGGTGCAGCCGTGTTAAGTGCGGTGATCGGAGTGATGATTATCGTGGAGAGCATGTTGGGATGA
- a CDS encoding urease subunit gamma, which translates to MHLSPKERDKLLIYLAANLARERKNRGLKLNYPEAVAIITSELMEGAREGKSVTELMSYGTKILRKADCMEGVPEMIEEIQVEATFPDGTKLVTVHQPIRF; encoded by the coding sequence ATGCATTTATCACCGAAAGAGAGGGATAAGTTGCTCATTTATTTGGCGGCAAACCTGGCCCGTGAGCGGAAAAACAGAGGTTTGAAACTAAATTATCCGGAGGCGGTGGCGATCATCACTTCGGAGCTTATGGAAGGGGCTCGAGAGGGAAAATCCGTTACGGAGCTGATGAGCTACGGAACCAAAATCTTGAGGAAAGCGGACTGCATGGAGGGAGTGCCGGAGATGATTGAAGAGATTCAGGTGGAGGCCACTTTTCCTGACGGGACGAAATTGGTCACGGTGCATCAGCCGATTCGCTTCTAA
- the ureB gene encoding urease subunit beta, translating into MKPGEILLRSEPIMINEGRESRILEVVNAGDRPIQVGSHFHFFEVNRYLQFDREKAFGYRLDIPSGTTIRFEPGERKEVPLTAFPKGGIVMGFNGLTDGEITEERKERAIANAMEKGFKGVNPA; encoded by the coding sequence ATGAAACCGGGAGAAATTCTTCTACGTTCTGAACCCATCATGATCAATGAAGGACGGGAGAGCCGAATCTTGGAAGTGGTGAATGCCGGGGATCGCCCCATCCAGGTGGGATCTCATTTCCATTTCTTTGAAGTCAATCGCTATCTTCAATTTGACCGGGAGAAGGCGTTCGGATACCGCTTGGACATTCCCTCGGGGACGACCATCCGCTTCGAACCGGGAGAACGGAAGGAGGTTCCCCTCACCGCTTTTCCTAAAGGGGGAATCGTGATGGGATTCAATGGCTTAACCGACGGAGAAATCACTGAAGAAAGGAAAGAAAGGGCGATCGCCAATGCGATGGAGAAGGGGTTTAAAGGGGTGAACCCGGCGTGA
- the ureC gene encoding urease subunit alpha, with the protein MYGPTVGDRVRLADTDLIIEIEKDFTVYGDEAKFGGGKVLRDGMGQNSRLTRSEGVVDLLITNAIILDHWGIVKADIGVKDGRIVGIGKGGNPDTMEGVHESLVVGASTEVIAGEGLIVTAGGIDAHIHFISPQQVEEAITSGITTMIGGGTGPATGTNATTCTPGSWNLARMLQAAEGFPVNIGYLGKGNCSTLPPLREQVEAGAIGLKLHEDWGSTPAAIDACLKVADEYDVQVAIHTDTLNEAGFVESTLEAIAGRTIHTYHTEGAGGGHAPDILRVAGELNILPSSTNPTRPFTQNTIDEHLDMLMVCHHLDRRVPEDVAFADSRIRPQTIAAEDVLHDLGVLSMISSDSQAMGRVGEVIIRTWQTADKMKRQRGRLPEETGENDNVRAKRYIAKYTVNPAITHGISEFVGSIENGKWADLVLWKPAFFGVKPEMVIKGGMIAYAQMGDPNASIPTPQPVYPRPMFGSFGRALSETSLTFVSQAAYAKGIGNLLHLQKRVVPVKGCRNLSKKDLIHNDKTPTIQVDPETYTVRVDGEIITCEPVKELPMAQRYFLF; encoded by the coding sequence ATGTATGGGCCTACGGTGGGAGATCGGGTTCGTTTGGCCGATACGGATTTGATCATCGAAATTGAGAAGGATTTTACCGTTTACGGAGATGAGGCGAAGTTTGGTGGCGGGAAGGTGCTCCGAGACGGCATGGGACAGAACAGCCGTCTTACCCGCAGTGAAGGCGTGGTTGATCTTTTGATCACCAATGCGATCATTTTAGATCATTGGGGGATTGTGAAAGCGGATATCGGGGTGAAAGATGGAAGAATCGTGGGAATTGGAAAGGGAGGAAATCCGGATACCATGGAGGGGGTCCATGAATCCCTCGTGGTGGGGGCTTCGACCGAGGTGATCGCCGGGGAGGGACTCATCGTGACGGCAGGAGGAATTGATGCGCATATCCATTTCATCAGTCCCCAACAGGTGGAAGAGGCCATCACCTCCGGCATTACCACCATGATTGGCGGTGGGACCGGTCCAGCCACCGGGACTAATGCGACCACCTGTACCCCCGGTTCATGGAACCTCGCACGGATGTTACAGGCGGCGGAGGGATTTCCGGTAAACATCGGCTATCTCGGCAAGGGGAACTGCTCCACCCTCCCTCCGTTGAGAGAACAGGTGGAGGCAGGGGCGATCGGTCTTAAACTTCATGAGGACTGGGGAAGCACGCCGGCGGCGATTGATGCATGTCTTAAGGTGGCCGACGAATATGATGTCCAGGTGGCGATTCACACCGATACCTTAAATGAGGCAGGCTTTGTGGAATCTACGCTGGAAGCAATTGCCGGAAGGACGATCCATACCTATCACACGGAAGGGGCAGGAGGGGGGCATGCTCCGGATATTCTCCGGGTAGCCGGGGAGTTGAACATTCTTCCCTCATCCACGAATCCGACGCGTCCTTTTACCCAGAATACCATCGATGAACATTTGGATATGTTGATGGTTTGCCACCATTTGGATCGCCGTGTTCCCGAGGATGTGGCATTTGCCGACTCCCGCATCCGTCCGCAAACCATTGCAGCCGAAGATGTGCTCCATGATCTGGGGGTGCTCAGCATGATCTCTTCCGATTCCCAGGCGATGGGAAGGGTGGGCGAGGTGATCATCAGGACTTGGCAGACGGCAGATAAGATGAAGAGGCAACGGGGGCGTCTCCCAGAAGAGACGGGGGAGAATGACAACGTCCGGGCGAAAAGGTATATCGCAAAATATACCGTCAATCCTGCCATCACCCATGGCATTTCCGAATTTGTGGGCTCCATTGAAAACGGAAAGTGGGCGGATCTCGTTTTGTGGAAACCGGCTTTTTTCGGCGTGAAACCGGAGATGGTGATTAAGGGGGGGATGATCGCCTATGCCCAGATGGGGGATCCCAATGCTTCGATTCCTACCCCGCAACCGGTCTATCCACGGCCCATGTTCGGTTCTTTTGGGAGGGCCCTCTCCGAAACCTCCCTTACCTTTGTCTCACAGGCGGCCTATGCAAAAGGGATTGGGAATCTCCTCCATTTACAAAAGAGAGTTGTTCCTGTAAAAGGTTGCCGCAACCTCTCGAAGAAAGATCTGATTCATAACGACAAAACCCCTACCATCCAAGTGGATCCGGAGACGTATACCGTCCGTGTGGACGGGGAGATCATCACCTGTGAACCGGTGAAAGAGCTTCCCATGGCGCAGCGGTATTTCCTATTTTAA
- a CDS encoding urease accessory protein UreE: MLITKVLGNVKETPAIELEQVEWERVFLHWEELEKRILRVRSDRGREIGIRLETEKRLEEGDILFKEGNFWGTISLLPSKVIVIEPRDQMEMIRLAYEVGNRHLPLEIRMPFLIILHDEPSVELLRRLNIPFTIEEQPFRPIPQKAHSHRKENRQTQERHLPPFPR; this comes from the coding sequence ATGCTGATTACGAAGGTGTTGGGCAATGTGAAGGAGACACCGGCTATAGAGTTGGAACAAGTAGAGTGGGAAAGAGTTTTTCTTCATTGGGAGGAATTGGAGAAACGAATTTTGCGGGTTCGTTCGGATCGAGGGAGAGAAATCGGGATACGTCTGGAAACGGAAAAGCGTTTGGAGGAAGGGGACATTCTTTTCAAGGAAGGGAATTTTTGGGGAACAATCTCCCTTCTTCCTTCGAAAGTGATCGTCATCGAACCCAGGGATCAGATGGAAATGATCCGTTTAGCCTATGAGGTGGGAAACCGGCATCTCCCCCTGGAAATCCGGATGCCGTTTTTGATCATCCTCCATGATGAACCGTCGGTAGAACTTTTACGACGACTGAACATTCCCTTTACCATCGAGGAACAACCTTTTCGCCCCATCCCCCAAAAAGCCCATTCCCACCGGAAAGAAAACCGGCAAACCCAGGAGCGGCATCTTCCTCCGTTTCCCCGGTAA
- a CDS encoding urease accessory protein UreF — protein MSCSLLHFLQLNDSQWPIGGFSHSFGLETYIQEGYVYDAESLKKWVLSYLFHSVAPIDGIPVKWAWEASKAQDADSLLAVNERLTAIKLPREGREASLKLGNRFAVLAAKTFEMTYPWGEMPVHPAPLYGWTAYRLGMEKEETLLGFFYNQSVVMVNNGVRAIPLGPLDGQRILHVLKTDLIQLVRRVMEGEISFGNSSPLYEIMAMKHEQLYSRLFMS, from the coding sequence ATGTCCTGTTCCCTTCTGCATTTCCTGCAATTGAACGATAGCCAATGGCCGATTGGGGGATTTTCCCATTCGTTTGGATTAGAAACTTATATTCAGGAAGGATATGTTTACGATGCGGAGAGCCTAAAAAAATGGGTTTTATCTTATCTCTTCCATTCCGTGGCTCCGATTGATGGGATTCCTGTAAAATGGGCATGGGAAGCATCAAAAGCCCAAGATGCAGATTCACTCTTGGCTGTGAATGAGCGATTGACGGCCATAAAGCTCCCCCGGGAAGGGAGAGAAGCTTCTTTAAAGTTGGGGAATCGTTTTGCCGTTCTGGCTGCCAAGACATTTGAAATGACTTACCCCTGGGGAGAGATGCCGGTTCATCCGGCCCCCCTCTATGGTTGGACAGCCTACCGTCTTGGTATGGAGAAGGAGGAGACCCTCCTAGGGTTTTTCTATAATCAGAGCGTCGTCATGGTGAATAATGGGGTACGGGCGATTCCGCTGGGCCCATTGGATGGACAAAGAATCCTTCACGTGCTAAAAACCGATCTGATCCAACTTGTCCGGCGGGTGATGGAGGGAGAGATCTCCTTCGGTAATTCTTCCCCACTCTATGAGATCATGGCCATGAAGCATGAGCAGCTATATAGCCGCCTTTTTATGTCATGA
- the ureG gene encoding urease accessory protein UreG — translation MGAVRIGVAGPVGSGKTALIEKLTRHMANEYSLGVVTNDIYTKEDALFLVRNGILPEERIIGVETGGCPHTAIREDVSMNQEAVETLLSRFPDIEILFIESGGDNLAATFSPELVDAFIYVIDVSEGDKIPRKGGPGITRSDLLVINKIDLAPYVGADLSVMKRDTERMRGDRPYIMTNLMKEVGLQEIIGWIKRHVLLEDLRS, via the coding sequence TTGGGAGCGGTTCGCATCGGCGTGGCAGGTCCCGTCGGTTCCGGTAAAACGGCATTGATTGAGAAATTAACCCGCCACATGGCGAATGAGTATAGTCTTGGGGTGGTAACCAATGACATCTATACAAAAGAAGATGCCCTTTTTTTAGTAAGAAACGGGATCTTACCGGAGGAGAGGATTATTGGGGTGGAAACGGGAGGATGTCCCCATACGGCGATTCGGGAAGATGTTTCCATGAACCAAGAGGCGGTTGAGACGCTTCTCTCCCGTTTTCCGGACATCGAAATTCTTTTTATCGAAAGCGGTGGAGATAATCTGGCCGCCACCTTTAGTCCTGAGTTGGTCGATGCTTTTATCTATGTGATCGATGTGTCGGAAGGGGATAAGATTCCTCGTAAAGGAGGGCCAGGAATCACCCGTTCTGATCTATTGGTCATTAACAAAATCGACCTTGCTCCCTATGTGGGAGCCGATTTGTCGGTGATGAAAAGGGACACGGAACGAATGCGGGGGGATCGACCTTATATCATGACCAATCTGATGAAAGAAGTGGGCCTTCAAGAGATTATCGGTTGGATTAAGCGCCATGTTTTGCTGGAGGATTTGAGGTCATGA
- a CDS encoding urease accessory protein UreD, translated as MISAMTGSSMKGRIEATVELVDGISTVTEAYWQAPLKLSRPFNRNGAVHLIGMDACAGMLDGDEQIFQFTVGEGARLLFTTQSATKIHPSLGKGVRQYVKIFVSRGGAFQFFPEGNIPFHGSIFNGQAHIELEEGAKLAYLELWSAGRIGSGEAFQFQSWKQNVEIYQGGKFILWEKSDWNPGRESFTDLFHFGSYTQLGTLYLIREGLGQKEADSIAPSLSRPPERIGGVTLLPYGAGLGVKVLGVRRMELRSLLLEIGETYF; from the coding sequence ATGATAAGCGCTATGACGGGTTCCTCCATGAAGGGTAGGATCGAAGCTACGGTCGAGTTGGTGGATGGAATTTCAACGGTAACGGAGGCGTATTGGCAAGCTCCCCTGAAGTTATCCCGCCCTTTCAACAGGAATGGAGCCGTTCACCTGATCGGGATGGATGCGTGTGCCGGGATGCTGGATGGGGATGAGCAAATCTTTCAGTTTACGGTGGGTGAGGGAGCCCGCCTTCTTTTTACCACCCAATCGGCCACGAAAATCCATCCCTCCTTGGGAAAAGGGGTTAGGCAATACGTGAAGATTTTTGTAAGTCGTGGAGGTGCATTTCAATTTTTTCCGGAAGGGAATATCCCGTTTCATGGTTCGATTTTTAATGGGCAAGCACACATAGAATTGGAGGAAGGTGCGAAACTGGCTTATCTTGAACTATGGTCTGCGGGAAGAATAGGAAGCGGGGAAGCTTTTCAGTTTCAATCATGGAAGCAAAATGTGGAGATCTACCAAGGGGGAAAGTTCATTCTTTGGGAAAAGAGCGATTGGAATCCAGGGAGAGAGTCCTTTACCGATCTTTTTCACTTTGGCTCTTATACCCAACTTGGCACCCTTTATCTGATCAGAGAGGGATTGGGGCAAAAGGAGGCGGACTCTATCGCCCCGTCCCTCTCTCGTCCCCCCGAGAGGATCGGAGGGGTTACACTTCTTCCTTACGGTGCCGGGTTGGGTGTAAAGGTCCTGGGAGTAAGACGAATGGAACTTCGCAGCCTCTTACTGGAAATCGGGGAGACCTACTTCTGA
- a CDS encoding winged helix-turn-helix transcriptional regulator, with product MDYSHMCPKYEAAIEILGKKWTGLIIRVLLHGPKRFKEIKEQIPQMSDKMLSDRMKELELSGILERRVYPETPVRIEYVLTTKGRDLEPIIEAIQAWADHWMN from the coding sequence ATGGATTACTCGCATATGTGTCCGAAATACGAAGCGGCCATAGAGATCCTAGGAAAAAAGTGGACAGGACTTATTATCCGTGTTCTTCTTCACGGGCCGAAACGATTCAAAGAGATCAAGGAACAAATCCCCCAGATGAGCGATAAGATGCTCTCCGATCGCATGAAGGAACTGGAGTTATCCGGTATTCTGGAACGACGCGTCTATCCAGAAACCCCTGTGCGCATCGAATATGTACTCACGACAAAAGGAAGAGATTTAGAACCGATCATTGAAGCGATCCAAGCCTGGGCGGACCATTGGATGAATTAG
- the thiM gene encoding hydroxyethylthiazole kinase: MELKEVGELLEKIRKERPLIHNLTNTVVTNFTANGLLALGASPVMADAEEEAADMAKVADGVLLNLGTIYPRIVNAMVEAGKSANRRGIPVVMDPVGLGATPYRLQVFKEILQQVRVDILRGNAAEMANAVGEVLTIKGVDAEEISREEKVRIAERVARELGTVAVVTGREDVASNGKETYVIDNGHPLLTRVTGTGCLLGSVIAAFAAVEEDLLKAAVSALVVYGVAAERAMEEIGEERPGRFQIAFLDRLALLSGIEVLTYGKVARL, translated from the coding sequence ATTGAGTTAAAGGAAGTAGGAGAATTGCTGGAAAAAATCAGAAAGGAGAGGCCTCTCATCCACAATTTGACCAATACGGTGGTGACCAATTTTACGGCCAATGGGCTCCTCGCATTGGGGGCTTCCCCTGTAATGGCGGATGCCGAGGAGGAAGCGGCCGATATGGCGAAGGTGGCCGACGGGGTGCTCCTCAATTTAGGGACCATTTATCCCAGGATCGTGAACGCTATGGTGGAAGCCGGCAAATCGGCCAACCGCCGTGGCATTCCCGTCGTCATGGACCCGGTGGGGTTGGGGGCCACCCCATACCGTCTACAAGTCTTCAAAGAGATCCTTCAACAGGTGAGAGTGGATATTCTCCGGGGGAATGCCGCTGAGATGGCCAATGCCGTCGGTGAGGTTCTGACCATTAAAGGGGTGGATGCGGAAGAGATCTCCAGGGAGGAGAAGGTTCGAATCGCGGAAAGAGTGGCCCGGGAATTGGGTACGGTTGCCGTTGTGACGGGGAGGGAAGATGTGGCATCGAATGGAAAAGAAACCTATGTGATTGATAATGGTCATCCTCTCCTCACACGGGTGACGGGGACCGGTTGCCTCCTAGGCTCCGTCATCGCAGCTTTTGCGGCGGTGGAAGAAGATCTGCTAAAAGCTGCGGTTTCGGCGTTGGTGGTCTATGGAGTGGCTGCGGAGAGAGCAATGGAAGAAATCGGGGAGGAAAGGCCGGGACGGTTCCAAATCGCTTTTCTCGACCGGCTCGCTCTCCTGTCGGGAATAGAGGTGCTTACGTATGGAAAAGTGGCCCGTTTATAA